A region from the Salminus brasiliensis chromosome 22, fSalBra1.hap2, whole genome shotgun sequence genome encodes:
- the mrpl38 gene encoding large ribosomal subunit protein mL38 — protein sequence MALQRTAGRLWRVGADLGVTDNARLFKTAAVSCRRAPPLGLMPNEDIDSQNLESLEKYRSYARYITAAEKASNKEVWWKTYKKHVEEQTDPDFRPVNIGLPYHRPSRKKEVQERLKMVMENRRNPDLERATRLRTFRISLDTVKAEWEKTNGPYHIQRLAEHYGIYRDLFPMAYFVPRVSLRVTYGDDSSAAVHYGNHLSPTQASVAPHITFEAEENSLWTLLLTSPDEHLQDGEQEYVHWLVGNIPGNAVLSGEEIAPYLAPFPAKGTGFQRYVFILFKQDARVDFSDDVIPSPCYCLKQRSFKTAQFYRKYEELITPAGLAFFQSQWDESVTNTFHTLLNMREPVFEYDRPPVYHPPQQKYPQGQPLRYMDRYRGEKKHTYGIY from the exons ATGGCGCTGCAGAGGACAGCGGGGCGACTGTGGCGAGTCGGGGCTGATTTAGGGGTCACAGACAACGCGAGGCTCTTTAAAACGGCAG CTGTATCATGTCGCCGGGCTCCCCCGCTGGGTCTGATGCCAAACGAAGATATAGACAGCCAGAACCTGGAGAGTCTGGAGAAATACCGCAGCTATGCGCGCTACATCACCGCGGCGGAGAAAGCCAGTAATAAGGAGGTGTGGTGGAAGACCTACAAAAAGCACGTGGAGGAGCAGACTGACCCAG ACTTTAGGCCTGTGAACATTGGGCTGCCTTACCACCGGCCGTCTAGGAAGAAGGAAGTGCAGGAAAGGCTGAAAATGGTGATGGAGAACAGAAGGAATCCGGACCTGGAGCGAGCCACTCGTCTGCGAACCT TTCGCATTTCCCTCGACACAGTGAAGGCTGAATGGGAGAAAACAAACGGACCTTATCACATCCAGAGGCTGGCAGAGCACTACGGAATCTACCGGGACCTCTTCCCCATGGCCTATTTTGTGCCAAGGGTCTCTCTGAGGGTGACGTACGGAGATGACAGTAGTGCTGCGGTGCATTACGGCAATCATTTATCGCCCACTCAG GCATCGGTAGCACCTCACATTACCTTTGAGGCAGAAGAGAATTCTCTCTGGACATTGCTTCTAACAAGCCCAG atgagcatttgcaggATGGTGAGCAGGAGTACGTTCATTGGCTGGT TGGGAATATCCCAGGGAACGCTGTACTTTCCGGAGAGGAAATCGCTCCATACCTCGCACCGTTCCCTGCTAAAGGCACAGGCTTCCAAAGATATGTCTTCATCCTTTTCAAGCAGGACGCACGTGTTGACTTCAGTGATGATGTCATACCATCCCCCTG CTACTGTCTGAAGCAGCGAAGCTTTAAGACAGCGCAATTCTACAGGAAGTATGAGGAGCTGATCACGCCTGCtggactggctttctttcagaGTCAATGGGACGAATCGGTCACCAACAcgtttcacacactgctca ATATGAGAGAGCCAGTGTTCGAATACGACAGGCCTCCTGTGTACCATCCTCCCCAGCAGAAATACCCTCAGGGCCAACCACTCCGATACATGGACCGCTACAGAGGAGAGAAGAAGCACACCTATGGGAtttactaa
- the trim65 gene encoding E3 ubiquitin-protein ligase TRIM65, which translates to MEPHNLSCAICLDRFKYPATIPCGHTFCKDCISRHWDQREKAGPQTAEFNCPVCNEKFPSRPTLKRNVSLSLLTEATANSAAGAMDAGASCRGDADRAGPELLCGRHQKPLVMFCRNDGMCVCCACAVNECKSHDKVLVEEERKTREAMLKKKGMEMRKCREDTERSVMELSENIAKAKVSMQQTSQWVNAKFAQLLKVLVEKQELTQRFVEQQQDSVLCQAEAQLGELQEKAQQLLELEEQISSLCALTDYQLIQDSRLVEVPQMGEVPVDVNVNVLEKLNPVTDVLSRVSKLVCEDLDKAVYAVVGHDKEGSPQDKRPVLAVVPSPATPSYPAGKEGLSAYRCSLTFDPRTANAHLLLSQSNRRAEHLTSGPRPVPAHEARFDHTWQVLCFENFTHGRHYWELEVSKPWAYVGVTYQAIPRKEKGKTCMLGMNELSWSLQLDERQLSAWHAGRRESVAGQLQFHTQPLRIGMLLDYEAGTLTYYGEGQVRLHAFHCVFSQELFPACWIGEGVSVTLCPP; encoded by the exons ATGGAGCCGCACAACCTCAGCTGTGCCATCTGCTTGGATCGGTTTAAGTACCCAGCGACGATCCCCTGCGGCCACACCTTCTGCAAAGACTGCATCTCCAGGCACTGGgatcagagagagaaagcgggACCTCAGACGGCCGAATTCAACTGCCCGGTGTGCAACGAGAAGTTCCCCAGCCGGCCCACGCTGAAACGCAacgtgtctctgtctctcctgaCCGAAGCCACGGCTAACAGCGCTGCGGGGGCGATGGACGCTGGAGCTTCGTGCAGAGGGGACGCAGACAGAGCCGGGCCCGAGCTGCTCTGCGGGCGCCATCAGAAGCCCCTGGTCATGTTCTGCAGGAACgatggcatgtgtgtgtgctgtgcatGCGCCGTGAACGAGTGCAAGAGCCACGATAAAgtgctggtggaggaggagaggaaaaccCGGGAG GCGATGCTGAAGAAGAAGGGGATGGAGATGAGGAAGTGCCGGGAGGATACAGAGCGCAGCGTCATGGAGCTCAGTGAGAACATCGCTAAAGCCAAG GTCTCGATGCAGCAGACGTCTCAGTGGGTGAATGCGAAGTTCGCGCAGCTTCTGAAGGTGCTGGTGGAGAAACAGGAGTTGACCCAGCGGTTTgtggagcagcagcaggacaGCGTTCTGTGCCAGGCTGAAGCTCAGCTCGGTGAACTGCAGGAGAAAGcccagcagcttctggagctggaggagcAGATCAGCAGCCTCTGTGCTCTCACGGACTACCAGCTCATACAG GactccaggctggtggaggtccCTCAGATGGGCGAGGTTCCTGTAGACGTCAATGTGaacgttctagagaaacttaatCCAGTCACAGATGTGCTGTCTCGCGTCTCGAAGCTTGTGTGCGAGGACCTCGACAAAGCCGTGTATGCAGTAGTGGGCCATGACAAGGAAG GCTCTCCTCAGGACAAAAGGCCAGTGCTTGCTGTGGTTCCCAGTCCTGCCACTCCATCCTACCCAGCAGGAAAGGAAGGCCTCAGCGCAT ATCGTTGTTCCTTGACGTTTGACCCTCGGACAGCCAACGCCCACCTCCTCCTCTCGCAGAGCAACCGACGGGCGGAGCACCTGACCTCCGGCCCGCGACCTGTCCCTGCTCACGAAGCTCGCTTCGACCACACCTGGCAGGTGCTGTGTTTTGAGAACTTCACCCACGGCCGTCACTACTGGGAGCTGGAGGTGTCCAAGCCTTGGGCGTACGTCGGGGTGACGTACCAGGCCATCCCGCGCAAGGAGAAGGGCAAGACGTGCATGCTGGGAATGAATGAGCTGTCCTGGAGCCTGCAGCTGGACGAGCGGCAGCTGAGCGCCTGGCACGCCGGCCGCAGGGAGTCGGTGGCCGGACAGCTGCAGTTCCACACGCAGCCCCTGCGCATCGGCATGCTGCTGGATTACGAAGCCGGAACACTGACCTATTATGGGGAGGGCCAGGTGCGACTACACGCCTTTCACTGCGTGTTCTCTCAGGAGCTCTTTCCTGCCTGCTGGATCGGGGAGGGGGTCAGCGTGACGCTCTGCCCACCGTGA